The DNA window CTCGTCTCTGTAGGACTCAGCAGTTGCTCTTGTTCATTCCTTCCTCTGTTAGTTAGCTGCCCGTCTAAGGTGCGTTTATGTCCAGTTGGGGCGTGTGGCTCATCACAGGCAGAGTTATGGATGACTTTCCGTGATCCTGACTCATGCTTGATGGTAAGGCGCAGTGCCCCCCTGCTCCTGGAGCAATATGTTTTAAGACCTGGGGGTCTGTCTGAATGTAGTGCCCACGCAGGGGGTGACGGGGGACTGATCGAGGTGTTAGGATGGCGTGGAGGCAGCATGCCGCGTTGCCATGATGCTTTACGCAATGACATCAGAAAGGATTCTGTTAAATGattcatacatgcacacaagaTTATGTTTCACCAAGTTCCACTTAACTGTCTTAACTGTCAAGATTTACTCAGTATTCAtgtgattttgattttttttttgaatgtatgaattctcaaatctgattggtcggaataTTTGCATTCGATATAACACGGCTCAGACAATGATTTAGCTCAAAGTGCTTTGgcagatttattttatctatttattattattacccaAGTTTCCAATAACAACTATATAATCATGGCCACCAAAGCATTACAGGTAACTGTGCCCctcaaatgaagaaaaagagcTCACCTGGATCGCCTCTTGCTCTGCGTCTCTCCTCCCCGAGTAAGAGTCGCTCAGACTGCAGGAACAACCGTTCTAGCATCACCATCTCTGCTGAAGGACTTTCTTGCTGCACAGATTAATCAAAGCTGTCGTACTGATTTATAACAACATGCCTTaattacttatttcattttctcaaCTAAGTATAGCCCTCTATTTCCTATATACAGTCAGGTCTCTTTAATGACACTGTCAAttgttctttgtgtgttttgccTTCAGCAATTGAAATGCAAGGTGACTGGCTTGGCCAGTGTAGAACATTCCACgtcttttcttaaaaaaacaaaagttggCACACACAAATGTGTAGAAATTGCTAGACTTTTCACACATAAATACCTGTACAATCCTCAACTTCAACAAACAATAGATAGCTTTAATAACAGTTTTGTCAATGTCCAAATATTTAGGGATCtgactatatacactataaatatatatacacacgtttGCTGCTATAACTGCCTCTGCTATTTGGGGAAAGATTTCAACTAGATTTTGTGGCTTTGGGAATTCAAAAGATCATTGCAGAAGTCAGGACGTAACTCTGGTGAGGTCTGGTACAGAGTCTGTACTACACCTCTGActgtgtctctttactgtatctTTTTTACATGGCTTTGAACAGTTTATAAACATGACCCCTCAGTTCTTAATTGTTCTAGAAAATGCTAGGTTGAGTTTTTGCGTGAGTAATATAGCCTTAAGAATTAATGCAAACATAAAAATTAACAGGCACATGATGTAAAGAACTGATAAAAGTTGTATGCTCAGACTCACCTGAGACTCTGCCAGTAAGAGCTGCCTGTATTTGTTTAGCATGTCTGTAGTACATTTCAGCAGCAACTCTGATACGTTCTCAAACTGCTTATccactacacacaaacagataagAAAGTGGCATGTGAAATTCATGGCAAAACAATTTTGGAATAATTTGCCTGCTGTGTAGATAAAATGGCAACAACTTAAACCTTTGCACAAACCAGTTCAGACaggttaaataattataaactatAGTTGCAACTTTAGAGGTTTATGATTGTACAGTAGGCTTGGCCTGAACATAACCTGTTAGCAGATCGGCTTGGCTGGGTAAGGCTCTGGAGCAGGTATGGTAGGGCAACAGGTGTCTCGCAGCATCCTCAAGCGAAGTGAAACGAGAGCATGTATTTGGATTAAGAACAGCATCATAGTCTGAACAAAGCTGCTGCTTGAGCCTGtgaattgcacacacacatgcaatatGTTAACCAAGCAACTGATTGCTCTGCAGCACTGATGCAATCTTTCacaatgtaatgtaaaacaaaCTCCGATATTAAATGGCAGTAGTTTTCATTAACATATGTTCTCAATTATAAGGATACTAAGAACATCTGTTGACCTCTGCTGCCGCATTGCTGGGGTGAGTCTTTCTCTTGCCTTCACACTGACACAGGGCACCTAAACCAGCAAAATGTGTATGCTTCAtaattcatgtttataaatatagTATGTAATGAGATCAACATTTTAATCTTCCGGGTATGTCCTCAGTAATTAAAAAGCCACAAGAAAATCATGCATTTTCACCTGAAGTGCAGTGTAGCTGTGGGTGTCCTGGGATGACAAGCCCTCAAAACTCTCCTGCAGGTCAAGTGAGGGTATTTCTTCATCATCCATTACACCAGGAACTTTGAGTTCTGATATGAACCAAGAGAAGCTGTTATAATTTATTTCTTACTAGGAACAGTTGCACATGTGAGTTTTGCTGTACAAGGTAGTTATTCTTACTACTTTGTTTGTGCTGCCAGGCTTCATTAAGGCCAGACTCCAGGACTCCACTAAGGCCAGTCGATACAGGGATGGGTAAATGCTGTTGATCTGAAACGCATATCTTTTCTGGTATTGAAGATGGACTCATGCACAGAATGGATTCCTCTTGACCCTGCATTTTGCCACTGAGAACCACAAATGCTGAGGAGGGCTGTCTGTCTGAAAGTGGAGGTGTAGGAAACATTGTCGAGGGAGTACTTCCAGAACACTGGGTTATGGGTGGTGAGACTAACATGTCACCATGCTCTGACCCAGAATGCACGGGAGTGGGGATTCCTCCACACTCGGTCAGCACAGAGAGAACCTCAGATGAGGAACAAACAGCCAGTACCATGTTTGAAGACTCTGTCTCACTGGCTGCAGGAGAGATGTTGCTGTCCAAAGACTCGGCAGAGGCTCCAGGGTTAAGTGATTCCTGTAAGGACATGcattgaaaataataaaaccagGTATAAATCATTGTATATCCAAACTATGACTAAATCTAACAATTATATAATCTCAGTTTCCCAACTGCTTGATTTACCTGTAGGGGATTGTGCATGAATGCTTGATTTGGTGGTGTTTGGCCTCCTTCAACAGCTTGCTGCTTCTCTGGGTGTGTAATTAGGTGTTTGGACAATAATGTGACAGGCTCAGGGGAATTGGTTCTCTCTGGTGGTGCCTGCAATAGAGTAATGACTGGGGAAGGCTCTGTGTGCATTTTGGCTATAGCAGCTTGCACCGAAGCTGGAGGAGACAGGGTGCCTTTCTAGAACAGGTACACAAAGAATAGGTAAATATTACACAGTCATACTCGGGCTTGGTATTGATACCACAACCAAAACTATTCTAAGAGTAACAAACAATAGGGAGCTTACTTGTAAGATACTCTGTAGTTGTTCATTTGTTGCATTTTTATCTGCTGTTGTTCTCTCTGGCAAAAGAAGCACTGGTGTCTGTGGAAGACTTAGCTGCTCCTCAGGGCCTCCTGCCATAGGCCTCTGTGCCTGGGACACAAAGGGCAAGCTTTGCACCAAGGATGGCCCATTCACTATTGATATGGCAGTCATATCCGGGGCAAGCACTCCAGGAGTATTGATCAAGGTGATCTGCTTCCCTAAGGCAGGAGTGTGGACAACACCGCCTTGCTGCCCATGTGCATGAGCAGAATAGGCCCCTGCTAGCTGCGCCGGCATCTGGAAGACGGTAGGTGGCGCTGACTGAAGCTGCAGGGGTCCAGACAGGAGCGCTCCCTGTCTGAGTGTTAGCTGCCCAGTTGGAGTGGTAAACACAGGGCTAAAATTAAGTTGTCTGGGGCGTACTGTTACAATCTGTGAGCCATCAACAAACTGTCCTGCCAGAGGGGCTGCACCTGGCAATTGATTGTTTGTCGTGCTGAGCAGCGGACTAGAGACAGTTGCAGACTGGTTTACAGAGCCTTGACTAGGCAATATAAAGTGGCTCTGGCCCTGAAATAGACTCTGGGGCTGAATGACAATTGAGCCTCCCTGGTTGACTAGCTGCAAACTCACAGGCTTGTTGAGTGTGGTTGTAGACTGTGATGGCAGAGGCTGCCTGGGGCCCACAGGAGAAGACAACAGGATATTCTGTGATGCAGCTGGGGGAATGAAAGCAAGTCCTGGGGATGATTTCTGCTCTGATGGTTTTGGGCTTATCTGTACCAGTCTAGGCTGGATGTTGACTGGCAGCTTGGG is part of the Tachysurus fulvidraco isolate hzauxx_2018 chromosome 12, HZAU_PFXX_2.0, whole genome shotgun sequence genome and encodes:
- the si:ch211-168d23.3 gene encoding BRD4-interacting chromatin-remodeling complex-associated protein, with protein sequence MEDEDGTCLLDVLCDPQALNDFLHGTKELLSGDLLINSSSGEPSLFTDTPSPVSLLADDAGSHDTPISGCVDLSFLDEALLASPAGGEDSEEVCEPPQVVAEVSQQQEEEEETCDILQQSLQEADITEHTLALEAGLAQSSEALSLYPSGIPPPSPPYMSKSLSISGATPLPRDTQVAVEPPQPSLLAVGPGCPSLKPVPPQLMGLLPGNVFPAPPTPDTSFCLSRAQGSNMIIHKTLPGLTLSPAVRTTAPPEIILQRTPLPIQPKLPVNIQPRLVQISPKPSEQKSSPGLAFIPPAASQNILLSSPVGPRQPLPSQSTTTLNKPVSLQLVNQGGSIVIQPQSLFQGQSHFILPSQGSVNQSATVSSPLLSTTNNQLPGAAPLAGQFVDGSQIVTVRPRQLNFSPVFTTPTGQLTLRQGALLSGPLQLQSAPPTVFQMPAQLAGAYSAHAHGQQGGVVHTPALGKQITLINTPGVLAPDMTAISIVNGPSLVQSLPFVSQAQRPMAGGPEEQLSLPQTPVLLLPERTTADKNATNEQLQSILQKGTLSPPASVQAAIAKMHTEPSPVITLLQAPPERTNSPEPVTLLSKHLITHPEKQQAVEGGQTPPNQAFMHNPLQESLNPGASAESLDSNISPAASETESSNMVLAVCSSSEVLSVLTECGGIPTPVHSGSEHGDMLVSPPITQCSGSTPSTMFPTPPLSDRQPSSAFVVLSGKMQGQEESILCMSPSSIPEKICVSDQQHLPIPVSTGLSGVLESGLNEAWQHKQSKLKVPGVMDDEEIPSLDLQESFEGLSSQDTHSYTALQVPCVSVKARERLTPAMRQQRLKQQLCSDYDAVLNPNTCSRFTSLEDAARHLLPYHTCSRALPSQADLLTVDKQFENVSELLLKCTTDMLNKYRQLLLAESQQESPSAEMVMLERLFLQSERLLLGEERRRARGDPESFLMSLRKASWQRGMLPPRHPNTSISPPSPPAWALHSDRPPGLKTYCSRSRGALRLTIKHESGSRKVIHNSACDEPHAPTGHKRTLDGQLTNRGRNEQEQLLSPTETRSEQKQTEVDVGMHRTACNSITKSEHKSEIAEGSFPDVQTPEVKRSKLDVADGLADEGGLSEHLQSAIDSILELQRLQGPAACLKPKLQPCTLEQSISCVLEGEM